A single genomic interval of Danio aesculapii chromosome 5, fDanAes4.1, whole genome shotgun sequence harbors:
- the nipsnap1 gene encoding protein NipSnap homolog 1 produces MATARPLQILNTQQHFLNKVHAAWLARGFANKSDEGWLSSMFAHKVDARKDAHSNLLSKKETSNLYKIQFHNVKPEYMEEYNKLSDEVQKELHHDPDYPCEVVGSWNTWYGEQDQAVHLWRYSGGYPALTECLRKLNLNTAYLAFRKERSKMLLSRRNQLLLEFSFWNELVPRSGSNIYELRSYQLLPGTMIEWGNHWARAIKYRQENNEAVGGFFTQIGDLYVVHHLWAYKDLQSREETRKAAWEKEGWDVSVHYTMPLIQKMESRIMIPMVHSPLQ; encoded by the exons ATGGCGACCGCACGACCTCTGCAGATCCTCAACACACAGCAGCATTTCCTCAACAAGGTGCATGCAGCATGGCTGGCCAG AGGTTTTGCGAATAAAAGTGACGAAGGCTGGTTGAGTTCCATGTTTGCACACAAAGTGGATGCCAGGAAAGATGCCCACTCCAATCTGCTCTCCAAGAAAGAAACCAGCAACCTCTACAAGATTCAAT ttcACAATGTCAAGCCTGAGTATATGGAGGAATACAACAAACTATC GGACGAGGTGCAGAAGGAGCTCCATCATGATCCAGATTATCCCTGTGAAGTTGTAGGAAGCTGGAACACATGGTACGGTGAACAGGATCAGGCAG TGCATCTGTGGAGATACTCTGGAGGTTATCCTGCTCTGACCGAGTGTTTGCGCAAACTAAACCTCAACACG GCGTATCTTGCGTTTCGAAAAGAGAGGAGCAAAATGTTACTCTCCAGACGGAACCAGCTTCTTTTGGAGTTTAGTTTCTGGAATGAACTTGTGCCCAGAAGCGGCTCCAACATTTATGAACTCAGATCATATCAGCTACTg CCTGGGACGATGATCGAATGGGGAAATCATTG GGCTCGAGCGATTAAATACCGTCAAGAAAACAATGAAGCGGTGGGCGGCTTCTTCACACAGATTGGAGATTTGTATGTAGTGCATCATTTATGGG CTTATAAAGACCTGCAGTCCAGAGAAGAGACCAGAAAGGCTGCATGGGAAAAGGAGGGCTGGGACGTCAGTGTGCACTATACAA